From the genome of Glycine max cultivar Williams 82 chromosome 2, Glycine_max_v4.0, whole genome shotgun sequence, one region includes:
- the LOC102663846 gene encoding uncharacterized protein, with translation MAGRNDRAIVDALQALAQAMGNQNRGEVVGDAEYQGLDRFQQNNPSAFNGGCNPDGAQNWTREIEKIFRVMACLEGQKVAFGTYTLVEEAEYWWENTRQCLEAKGQVVTWEVFKRVFLEKYFSEDIRNKKEMEFLELKQGNIIVVEYAAKFKEMVRYFPHYQGRDSGSSKCVKFLNGLRLKASCELLIGLLASVPIVIVGFRSIKEFVSRGT, from the coding sequence ATGGCTGGACGGAATGATCGTGCAATAGTTGATGCTCTCCAAGCCTTAGCTCAGGCTATGGGGAatcaaaataggggagaagttgTTGGAGATGCTGAGTACCAAGGGTTGGACCGCTTCCAACAAAACAATCCCTCTGCTTTTAATGGAGGATGCAACCCTGATGGTGCTCAAAATTGGACAAGGGAGATCGAGAAAATCTTCCGAGTGATGGCATGTCTGGAAGGGCAGAAAGTTGCTTTTGGTACATATACTCTGGTGGAAGAAGCTGAGTATTGGTGGGAGAACACCCGCCAATGCTTGGAGGCAAAAGGTCAAGTTGTGACCTGGGAAGTCTTCAAGAGGGTATTTCTAGAGAAATACTTTTCTGAGGATATTAGGAACAAGAAGGAGATGGAGTTCCTGGAGCTAAAGCAAGGGAACATAATTGTGGTTGAATATGCAGCTAAGTTTAAGGAGATGGTGAGGTACTTTCCCCATTATCAAGGAAGAGATAGCGGAAGTTCGAAATGTGTGAAGTTTCTGAACGGCTTGCGACTTAAGGCAAGCTGTGAATTACTGATAGGACTTTTGGCAAGCGTACCAATTGTCATTGTAGGTTTCAGATCTATAAAAGAGTTTGTCTCCAGAGGGACTTga